Genomic segment of Caproiciproducens sp. NJN-50:
GGTCATCAGCGAAGATCAGGCGGTCGAATTTGCAAAGCTGTTTCTGAACACTTCGTTCGACGGCGGCCGCCATCAGCGCCGGGTTGATGAAATCTCTGACATCGAGCAGGGCAGGCTTTAAAGCAATTTAAATGGAGGACGTCAAAATGGAAAAACAGGTATTGATTATGGACCATCCGCTGATTCAGCACAAACTGACTTATCTGAGGGATAAAAACACAGGGTCCAAGGATTTCCGCCAGCTGGTCAGCGAAATCGCGATGCTCCTCTGCTATGAGGCGACACGCGATCTCCCACTGGAGGAAACAACCGTGGAAACCCCGGTCGCCACCGCCAAAACCAAAGTGATCGAAGGCCGAAAACTGGCTTTTGTCCCGATTCTGCGCGCCGGTCTGGGAATGGTGGACGGTGTGCTTCAGCTGGTTCCGGCGGCAAAGGTCGGCCATATCGGGCTGTACCGCGACCCCAAAACGCTGAAGCCCGTCGAATATTACAGCAAGCTCCCCTGCGACATAGACCAGCGCGACGTGATTGTTCTGGACCCGATGCTTGCGACCGGAGGTTCCTCCGTCGATGCGATTTCCATTATCAAACGCAGCAATCCGAAAAGCATCAAGTTCATGTGCATCATTGCCGCGCCGGAGGGAATCAAAGCCCTGACAAAGTCCCATCCAGACGTTCAGCTTTACTGCGCCGCGGTAGACGACCATCTGAATGAACACGGTTACATCGTTCCCGGGCTGGGCGACGCGGGAGACCGTATTTTCGGTACACTCTGAGCGGAGAAACCGCATCTTTTCAAAGCCGGACAGATTCTTTGCCGGCCGGCTTGGCAAGGAGTAAAAAATGTTTGAGTACTATCCGGAAGGCTGGATGATCGACACGCCTGAGAACCGCGCGGCAACACAAAGTATCTCCGCGGTCAACGACGTCTGCCGGGACGGTCGGATTCTGGAGGGACGCGCGATCGTTTTACGGCCGGAATGGATATCCGCGCGGTGA
This window contains:
- the upp gene encoding uracil phosphoribosyltransferase, with the translated sequence MEKQVLIMDHPLIQHKLTYLRDKNTGSKDFRQLVSEIAMLLCYEATRDLPLEETTVETPVATAKTKVIEGRKLAFVPILRAGLGMVDGVLQLVPAAKVGHIGLYRDPKTLKPVEYYSKLPCDIDQRDVIVLDPMLATGGSSVDAISIIKRSNPKSIKFMCIIAAPEGIKALTKSHPDVQLYCAAVDDHLNEHGYIVPGLGDAGDRIFGTL